From the Marinomonas sp. THO17 genome, one window contains:
- a CDS encoding gamma-glutamylcyclotransferase family protein: protein MSTNTLSTHIIAVYGNLREGLSHHNLIANCKPIGLGWLTGFRMYNLGDFPAIVPTLDESGRIRVEWYQVSDPLLSELDKLLEFDKSALPSSKHIRKRIFSPYGKGWIYIYNQPLENAPYMEAGDWTRFLKEQTPLDPEASLAAQWA, encoded by the coding sequence ATGTCAACCAACACCTTGTCTACCCACATAATTGCCGTATATGGAAACCTTCGTGAAGGTTTATCTCATCACAACCTAATCGCTAATTGTAAACCCATAGGGTTAGGTTGGCTGACAGGGTTTCGCATGTATAATCTAGGTGATTTTCCTGCCATAGTTCCTACACTGGATGAAAGTGGTCGTATCCGTGTGGAATGGTATCAGGTAAGCGATCCTCTCTTGTCTGAACTCGACAAGCTATTAGAATTCGATAAAAGTGCATTACCAAGTTCAAAACACATACGCAAGCGCATCTTCAGCCCTTATGGCAAAGGTTGGATTTATATTTACAACCAACCTCTGGAGAATGCGCCTTACATGGAAGCGGGCGACTGGACACGCTTCCTAAAAGAACAAACTCCATTGGATCCCGAAGCTAGTCTAGCTGCACAATGGGCTTAG
- a CDS encoding aldose 1-epimerase family protein, which yields MFQLVLLSQQQQIDLANLTLTAELMGLPKEVPVKVEQSCLVGGKQAGSRIICLTVGKTKVRVVPTRGMAILDAVRDEVRFGWDSPVKEVVHPSFINQEASGGLGWLDGFNEMLVRCGYQWAGHPGQDGDEFLTLHGRIQNTPADDVILEVEQEPPYRVTLRGRVDEKRFKFTNFELHTELSLTPEEAFIEIKDTLINKGSYGREYQAIYHNNFAQPILQEGARLYVPVAELSPFNDYAAKGLEDWANMPAPTPDFDEMVFNVRPLSDDMGMSHALLHNASGDKGIEVSYQTDSLPVLTIWKNTDTLEQGYVVGIEPGTSFAYNRVHQRPLGLVPTIGAGESKQFVVRFGLFTESSQVNDSKQRIASLQAKVQALVLTKPIVQLD from the coding sequence ATGTTTCAACTGGTTTTACTCAGTCAACAACAGCAAATAGACCTAGCGAATTTGACTTTAACCGCAGAGTTAATGGGGTTACCTAAAGAGGTTCCGGTAAAGGTCGAACAAAGCTGTTTGGTGGGCGGTAAACAAGCAGGCTCTCGTATCATTTGTCTTACCGTAGGCAAAACCAAAGTACGTGTTGTGCCTACGCGAGGTATGGCAATACTGGATGCCGTTCGGGATGAGGTTCGTTTTGGCTGGGACTCTCCAGTGAAAGAAGTGGTGCACCCTAGCTTCATTAACCAAGAAGCATCGGGTGGTTTAGGCTGGTTGGATGGCTTTAACGAAATGCTGGTGCGTTGTGGTTATCAATGGGCTGGGCATCCAGGGCAGGATGGCGATGAATTTCTAACTTTGCATGGCCGTATTCAAAACACGCCTGCAGACGACGTGATATTAGAAGTAGAGCAAGAGCCACCTTATCGAGTAACGCTACGCGGTAGAGTGGATGAAAAGCGCTTTAAATTTACCAATTTTGAATTACACACTGAATTGTCTCTGACACCTGAAGAGGCTTTCATAGAAATTAAAGATACCTTGATCAATAAAGGCAGTTATGGACGTGAGTATCAGGCTATTTACCACAATAATTTTGCCCAACCTATTCTACAAGAAGGTGCGCGTTTGTATGTGCCTGTGGCGGAATTATCCCCTTTCAATGATTATGCCGCTAAAGGGCTAGAAGATTGGGCGAATATGCCTGCTCCTACGCCAGACTTTGATGAAATGGTCTTTAATGTACGGCCTCTAAGCGATGACATGGGCATGTCTCATGCGTTATTGCATAACGCATCAGGAGACAAAGGCATAGAGGTAAGTTATCAAACCGACAGTCTGCCAGTATTAACCATTTGGAAAAACACCGATACTCTAGAGCAAGGCTATGTGGTTGGTATTGAGCCGGGAACCAGTTTTGCTTATAACCGCGTTCACCAGCGCCCCCTTGGTTTGGTGCCAACCATAGGGGCTGGTGAGAGTAAGCAGTTCGTGGTGCGTTTTGGTCTTTTTACGGAATCGTCTCAAGTGAACGATAGCAAACAGCGCATTGCGTCATTACAAGCCAAGGTTCAAGCTTTGGTGCTAACTAAGCCCATTGTGCAGCTAGACTAG
- a CDS encoding methyl-accepting chemotaxis protein, translating into MKSPLKIRQQIYLGLLTILLLALASIYLVIEIKVKPDLTAERQKQISANQAALSDLLDAKLEKIQLLTSTLALAGSKLPKEEALFKKLFPSIINNHNDTSIAGGGIWPEPSSFTQGVERRSFFWGRDGAQMSYLDDYNDPAGNGYHNESWYTVGKTTPVNLCAWSEAYIDPITQIPMVTCTIPMKENNNFTGVSTVDMMLDGVTESLEGYGEDNQGYVFAIDHIGQIISFPKDKVNLVKSDGSMLTSQELGEKLPWLKPVLIEAKDENTIISLDHDDFLGGPAYVNLMRHPETGWTIGLVVPKDRMTEIAQSMGLFLMLTIGALLIVVGLIAAGFFRSLLNKITQTRDQIQELTDGGSSQALAVGKLNELGELRLAVNAYGDKLKQLLSQIHNESAKLVDDAGSLNEFSNNFLAKANSLSDENTTLAAATEELGATSHDVAMYANETKETVERIHKDILSSGQEMDTVISTMRSLMSAMTNAQTSILKLDEDSRQANGMLSVIRDIAEQTNLLALNAAIEAARAGETGRGFAVVADEVRNLAAKSESSAVEIEQVLNRLQIASKESVDSMQLGYSETERAVSTAESTATHLQGVVTAFSQITDQATQISVAASEQQKVSQELSMFVARLQELTGSNASDSNQLSNMSQEIDAIAQRLNALR; encoded by the coding sequence ATGAAATCACCGCTTAAAATTCGTCAACAAATTTATCTCGGCTTATTGACCATTTTATTGCTCGCTCTTGCCAGCATTTATCTGGTCATCGAAATAAAAGTTAAGCCTGACTTAACAGCCGAAAGACAAAAACAAATTTCAGCCAATCAAGCCGCTCTCAGTGACCTTTTAGACGCCAAACTAGAAAAAATTCAATTACTCACCAGCACACTTGCGTTAGCAGGTTCAAAACTTCCCAAAGAAGAAGCTTTGTTTAAAAAACTTTTCCCAAGCATCATCAACAACCATAATGACACTAGCATAGCTGGAGGGGGAATCTGGCCAGAGCCCTCATCATTTACCCAAGGCGTTGAACGAAGGAGCTTTTTCTGGGGCAGAGACGGTGCTCAGATGTCTTATTTGGATGATTACAACGACCCAGCTGGTAATGGCTACCACAATGAAAGCTGGTATACCGTTGGTAAAACAACGCCAGTAAACCTATGCGCCTGGTCGGAAGCCTACATAGATCCAATCACTCAAATTCCCATGGTTACTTGTACCATTCCGATGAAGGAAAACAATAACTTCACTGGGGTTTCAACAGTTGACATGATGTTAGACGGTGTTACTGAGTCACTTGAGGGATATGGTGAAGACAATCAGGGGTACGTGTTTGCTATTGACCATATAGGTCAAATAATCAGCTTCCCTAAAGACAAAGTGAATCTCGTCAAATCCGATGGCAGCATGCTAACCAGCCAAGAACTTGGAGAAAAGCTTCCATGGCTTAAGCCTGTTTTGATTGAAGCAAAAGACGAAAATACCATCATATCTTTGGATCATGATGATTTTTTAGGTGGTCCGGCTTATGTAAACCTTATGCGTCATCCAGAAACAGGTTGGACCATTGGTTTGGTAGTACCTAAAGATCGTATGACCGAAATAGCACAAAGTATGGGCCTGTTTCTAATGCTCACTATTGGCGCATTATTAATCGTTGTTGGCCTTATTGCCGCAGGTTTCTTCCGCAGCTTACTTAATAAAATCACTCAAACTCGCGATCAAATTCAAGAGTTAACAGACGGCGGCAGTAGCCAGGCTCTTGCCGTTGGCAAACTGAATGAATTAGGAGAGTTGCGTCTTGCAGTCAATGCCTATGGTGACAAGCTCAAACAGTTGCTAAGCCAAATTCATAACGAGTCTGCTAAGTTAGTAGATGACGCTGGCAGCCTAAATGAATTCAGCAATAACTTCCTTGCAAAAGCCAACAGTCTCAGTGATGAAAACACCACCCTTGCCGCCGCAACCGAAGAGCTGGGGGCAACCTCTCACGATGTGGCCATGTACGCTAACGAAACAAAGGAAACAGTGGAACGAATTCATAAGGACATCCTCAGTAGCGGACAAGAAATGGATACCGTCATTTCCACTATGCGTAGCTTAATGTCTGCCATGACTAACGCGCAAACCAGCATTCTCAAATTAGATGAAGACAGTCGTCAAGCCAATGGCATGTTAAGTGTTATCAGGGACATTGCTGAACAAACTAATTTGCTGGCGTTAAACGCTGCCATAGAAGCCGCACGAGCAGGAGAGACAGGACGAGGCTTTGCCGTGGTTGCTGATGAAGTACGTAATCTTGCTGCGAAAAGTGAAAGCTCAGCAGTGGAAATTGAACAAGTGCTTAATCGTCTGCAAATAGCTTCAAAAGAATCGGTCGATTCCATGCAGCTTGGATACAGTGAAACAGAAAGAGCAGTCTCCACCGCCGAATCAACCGCAACACATTTGCAAGGCGTAGTAACGGCTTTCTCACAAATTACAGATCAAGCAACCCAAATCTCTGTAGCGGCCAGTGAACAGCAGAAAGTATCGCAAGAATTGAGTATGTTTGTGGCTCGCTTACAAGAGTTAACCGGTAGTAATGCCAGCGACTCCAACCAACTTAGCAACATGAGCCAGGAGATTGACGCCATAGCCCAACGCTTGAATGCCCTGAGGTAA
- a CDS encoding coniferyl aldehyde dehydrogenase: protein MSSASSAKQNSSKPDMQVSFERLKELSRQSPYPSETLRRQLLENLKRSIRDFELPLLAALQQDFGSRSPAESRLIELVPLFGEIKHALKHLSKWMRPSRRSVHITSLPARAKVVYQPKGLVGVISPWNYPVFLSLGPIVGAIAAGNRVMLKVSEFCPATNEVLTKILTSAFDNDWVQVIEGEAEVANKFSQLAFDHLLFTGSTNVGRMVMKNAAENLTPVTLELGGKSPLLMTPSADIEDAANKLVFAKLLNAGQTCVAPDYVLCHEAQKEKLIEQIKLAVKRLYPQGIASPDYTSIINERQLARLQGYLEQAKKAGADCENVMPQGPETLDGKLAMHVLHQMEDDLEVMQDEIFGPILPIKTYLKLSEAYQFIKQRPRPLAMYLFTQNTADDTVCEQQVVSGGLVINHALIHVAQPDLPFGGIGDSGLGAYHAEEGFRTFSHQKAVLRKSGWNGLVLITPPYKGKIHQLIERFWPYF, encoded by the coding sequence GTGAGCAGTGCATCTTCCGCCAAACAAAATTCCTCCAAGCCAGACATGCAAGTTAGTTTTGAGCGCTTAAAAGAGTTAAGTCGACAGTCGCCTTATCCGTCTGAAACCTTACGTCGTCAATTATTGGAAAATTTAAAACGCAGTATTCGAGATTTTGAATTGCCTTTGTTAGCGGCGTTGCAGCAAGATTTTGGCTCTAGATCGCCAGCGGAATCGCGATTGATTGAGTTGGTGCCATTGTTTGGCGAAATCAAGCATGCGTTGAAGCATCTGTCAAAATGGATGCGACCAAGTAGGCGTTCCGTTCACATCACGAGTTTGCCTGCACGGGCTAAGGTGGTGTATCAACCGAAAGGTCTGGTTGGTGTGATTTCTCCTTGGAATTATCCGGTATTCTTGTCTTTGGGGCCTATTGTAGGCGCCATCGCCGCTGGTAACAGAGTAATGTTGAAGGTATCGGAATTCTGTCCAGCGACGAATGAGGTGCTCACCAAAATCTTAACATCCGCATTTGATAATGACTGGGTACAAGTGATAGAAGGGGAAGCTGAAGTAGCCAATAAATTTAGTCAGCTTGCCTTTGATCATTTGCTTTTCACTGGTTCAACCAATGTGGGGCGCATGGTGATGAAAAATGCTGCCGAAAATTTAACCCCAGTGACACTAGAACTGGGCGGGAAATCGCCGTTGTTAATGACGCCTTCCGCTGACATTGAAGATGCTGCTAACAAGCTGGTGTTTGCTAAATTGTTAAACGCTGGTCAAACCTGTGTTGCTCCAGACTATGTGTTGTGTCATGAAGCGCAAAAGGAAAAATTAATTGAACAAATTAAATTGGCAGTAAAACGATTATACCCTCAAGGCATTGCTAGCCCGGATTACACTAGCATCATCAACGAGCGACAGCTTGCACGTCTTCAAGGCTATTTAGAACAAGCGAAAAAAGCAGGTGCTGACTGTGAGAATGTTATGCCGCAGGGACCTGAAACACTTGACGGCAAGTTAGCCATGCATGTTTTACATCAGATGGAAGATGACCTTGAGGTGATGCAAGACGAAATTTTCGGTCCAATTTTACCCATTAAAACCTACCTTAAATTGTCTGAAGCATACCAATTTATAAAGCAAAGACCGCGTCCGTTAGCCATGTACTTGTTTACACAAAATACCGCCGATGACACTGTTTGTGAGCAGCAAGTTGTCAGTGGTGGTTTGGTTATTAATCATGCCTTAATTCATGTGGCGCAACCAGATTTGCCATTTGGTGGCATAGGGGATTCGGGCTTAGGGGCTTATCATGCAGAGGAAGGTTTTCGTACTTTTTCTCATCAAAAAGCGGTATTAAGAAAATCAGGGTGGAATGGATTGGTGTTAATTACGCCACCTTATAAGGGAAAAATTCACCAATTAATAGAGCGATTTTGGCCCTATTTTTAA
- a CDS encoding SGNH/GDSL hydrolase family protein, whose product MATILCYGDSLTWGSVPSGGRFPPHLRWPNILNKLLGSEHHVINFGLPGRTTIWNDPFLEGRNGLTYLQAALETFGPVDWLIIMLGTNDLKRHFNVGAFEAAKGVEKLIEKSKMPNGQGFANPQLLIIAPPNILSPTGAMAESFNGATEKSQYFHQHYQDITTQNHCLFLNSAGILQPSEVDGVHLDTKANEQLADAVYQLLAVHL is encoded by the coding sequence ATGGCAACAATACTTTGTTATGGTGATTCTCTCACATGGGGAAGTGTACCCAGCGGTGGACGTTTCCCGCCTCATTTAAGATGGCCAAATATTTTAAATAAACTTCTTGGTTCTGAGCATCACGTCATTAATTTCGGTTTACCCGGCCGGACGACAATTTGGAACGATCCCTTTTTAGAAGGGCGTAATGGATTAACCTATTTACAAGCCGCATTGGAAACCTTTGGCCCGGTAGATTGGCTGATCATTATGCTAGGTACAAATGATTTGAAGCGACATTTTAATGTGGGCGCGTTCGAAGCGGCCAAAGGTGTTGAAAAGCTGATTGAAAAGTCCAAAATGCCCAATGGACAAGGGTTTGCCAATCCACAATTGCTCATCATTGCACCACCTAATATTTTATCCCCAACCGGAGCTATGGCAGAAAGCTTTAATGGTGCAACAGAAAAATCGCAATACTTTCATCAACATTATCAAGATATCACCACTCAAAACCACTGCCTCTTTTTAAATTCCGCAGGGATATTACAACCCAGTGAGGTTGATGGGGTTCATCTTGACACCAAAGCAAATGAGCAATTAGCAGACGCTGTTTATCAACTATTAGCAGTACATCTATAA
- a CDS encoding NAD(P)-dependent oxidoreductase gives MKVSFIGLGTMGYPMAGHLSQAGHSVVVYNRSTEKARKWCETYAGQYEKTPAKAAAESDIVFTCVGNDDDLRSVYLGPHGAFAKARQGTLFIDHTTASAEVAKELHKAAQDKGFDFMDAPVSGGQAGAEKGVLTIMLGGNEDLLAKAKPVLDCYAQATSLMGAVGQGQITKMVNQILIGGVLSGLSEGIRFAQQANLDITKLVDTLKYGAAGSWQLENRGETMAKDQFDFGFAIEWMHKDLSLCLAQAEKMGLSLPLTQQVDEKYQQLIKAGRGRQDTSVLIKAMEK, from the coding sequence ATGAAAGTAAGCTTTATCGGACTCGGCACCATGGGTTATCCAATGGCAGGTCATCTTAGCCAAGCAGGACATTCCGTGGTGGTTTATAACCGTTCTACAGAGAAAGCACGTAAGTGGTGCGAAACCTATGCGGGCCAGTATGAAAAAACACCAGCCAAAGCAGCGGCGGAATCAGACATAGTATTCACCTGTGTGGGCAATGATGATGATCTTAGGTCAGTTTATTTAGGCCCACATGGTGCTTTTGCAAAGGCACGTCAAGGAACGCTTTTTATCGATCACACGACAGCATCAGCAGAAGTTGCCAAGGAATTACATAAAGCCGCTCAAGATAAAGGCTTTGATTTTATGGATGCTCCCGTCTCTGGAGGACAAGCAGGTGCAGAAAAGGGCGTCTTAACCATCATGCTAGGTGGTAACGAAGACTTACTGGCCAAAGCTAAGCCAGTGTTAGATTGCTATGCGCAAGCCACCAGCTTAATGGGCGCAGTAGGGCAAGGACAGATCACCAAAATGGTCAATCAAATATTAATTGGCGGTGTTTTATCAGGCTTATCAGAAGGCATTCGCTTTGCTCAACAAGCCAACTTGGACATCACCAAATTGGTCGATACATTGAAATACGGTGCCGCAGGATCGTGGCAATTAGAAAATCGCGGTGAAACTATGGCCAAAGACCAATTTGATTTTGGTTTTGCCATTGAGTGGATGCATAAAGACTTAAGCTTATGCCTCGCACAAGCGGAAAAAATGGGCCTGAGCTTACCACTGACTCAGCAAGTCGATGAAAAATATCAGCAGCTAATAAAGGCTGGTCGTGGTCGCCAAGATACCTCCGTTTTGATTAAGGCAATGGAAAAATAA
- a CDS encoding ABC transporter substrate-binding protein has protein sequence MKKGLAKLTLALMTAGAISATAQAATTLVYCSEGSPEGFNPAFYTSGTTFDASSKNMFNRLMEFKLGTTETEPGLATSYDVSADGLEYTFYLRKGVKFHSSKSFKPTRDFNADDVVFTFDRQWNKNNPYHTVSNGSYEYFNGMGMGDLIKDIVKVDDYTVKFILNQPEAPFIANLAMDFASIFSKEQADYLMEKGTPEQLDIDPVGTGPFQKVQYQKDSLIRYTAFQDYWKGKAKIDRLVFAITPDASVRYAKLKAGECDVMPYPNPADLEQMNQDPNINLMSQEGLNVGYLAFNTKKKPFDNVKVRQALNLATDKSAIIDAVFQGAGKVAKNPIPPTMWSYNNNVVDYPYDPVKAKQLLAEAGYPDGFSTNIWAMPVQRPYNPNARRMAEIIQEDWSKVGVKAEIVSYEWGEYLNRSKKGEHETLLLGWTGDNGDPDNFLYVLLGCDGVGGSNRAQWCNKEFNDLLLAAKRTSDKAERTKDYEQAQVVFKREAPWITVAHSVVYEPIRKEVKGYKIDPLGGHYFYNVSK, from the coding sequence ATGAAAAAAGGGCTAGCAAAACTAACGCTCGCGCTGATGACAGCAGGCGCAATTAGTGCAACTGCTCAAGCAGCAACCACTTTAGTTTACTGCTCAGAAGGCAGTCCTGAAGGTTTTAATCCAGCTTTTTACACTTCTGGTACCACGTTTGATGCCAGTTCTAAAAACATGTTTAACCGCTTGATGGAATTCAAACTGGGCACCACAGAAACGGAGCCAGGCTTAGCCACAAGTTACGATGTGTCTGCTGACGGTTTGGAGTACACTTTCTATTTGCGTAAAGGCGTTAAATTCCATTCGTCTAAATCTTTCAAGCCGACTCGCGACTTCAACGCGGACGATGTTGTCTTCACCTTTGACCGCCAATGGAACAAAAACAACCCATATCACACCGTTTCTAATGGTTCTTATGAGTACTTCAACGGCATGGGCATGGGCGACCTAATTAAAGACATAGTGAAGGTCGACGACTACACAGTGAAGTTTATACTAAACCAACCTGAAGCCCCTTTTATTGCCAACCTAGCCATGGACTTTGCCTCTATCTTTTCTAAAGAACAGGCAGATTATCTGATGGAAAAAGGGACGCCTGAACAACTGGATATTGATCCTGTCGGCACGGGTCCATTCCAAAAAGTACAATATCAAAAAGACTCTTTGATTCGTTACACAGCCTTTCAAGACTACTGGAAAGGCAAGGCCAAAATTGATCGTCTTGTTTTCGCTATCACGCCAGACGCTTCCGTACGTTACGCTAAGTTAAAAGCTGGCGAATGTGATGTGATGCCTTACCCAAATCCTGCAGATTTGGAGCAAATGAACCAAGATCCAAACATTAACCTGATGAGTCAGGAAGGCTTAAACGTAGGTTATTTGGCTTTCAACACGAAGAAAAAGCCATTTGATAATGTAAAAGTTCGTCAGGCATTGAACCTAGCAACCGACAAGAGCGCTATCATTGATGCAGTCTTCCAAGGTGCAGGTAAAGTGGCGAAGAACCCAATCCCACCCACTATGTGGTCTTACAATAACAACGTAGTGGATTACCCTTACGACCCAGTAAAAGCCAAACAGCTATTAGCAGAAGCAGGCTATCCAGATGGTTTCTCAACCAATATCTGGGCCATGCCAGTACAACGCCCATACAACCCAAATGCACGTCGTATGGCGGAGATTATTCAAGAAGACTGGTCAAAAGTAGGCGTGAAAGCGGAAATCGTTTCTTACGAATGGGGTGAATATTTAAACCGTTCTAAGAAAGGTGAGCACGAAACCCTATTACTAGGATGGACTGGGGATAATGGCGACCCAGACAACTTCCTTTACGTTTTATTAGGTTGTGACGGTGTAGGCGGCTCAAACCGTGCCCAATGGTGTAACAAAGAATTCAACGACTTGTTGTTGGCTGCGAAACGTACTTCAGACAAAGCTGAACGTACTAAGGACTATGAGCAAGCTCAAGTGGTATTCAAACGTGAAGCGCCTTGGATAACAGTAGCCCACTCAGTTGTGTATGAGCCCATCCGTAAAGAAGTAAAAGGCTACAAGATAGACCCTCTCGGTGGTCACTACTTCTACAATGTAAGTAAATAA
- a CDS encoding ABC transporter permease subunit: MFQFIFRRLSLVIPTFIGITLLTFTLIRLIPGDPIEVMAGERGVSAERHAELSAQLGFDKPLYIQYFRYVGGVLQGDLGNSLITKEPVMKEFLTLFPATIELAFCAAIFAIFVGLPAGIIAAVKRGTLFDHSVMTVSLTGYSMPIFWWALLLMLVFSVTLGWTPVSGRVDVIYWIDDVTGFMLIDSLLSDETGAFASAVSHLILPSIVLGTIPMAVIARMTRSSMLEVLSEDYIRTARAKGIAPWRVIIIHALRNALIPVITVIGLQVGILLSGAILTETIFAWPGIGKWLIESIGRRDYPVVQGGILIVACIIIAVNLLVDIAYGIVNPRIRHSK, encoded by the coding sequence ATGTTCCAGTTTATTTTTCGTCGTTTAAGTTTGGTAATACCTACCTTTATCGGTATTACTCTACTGACGTTTACTCTGATCCGTCTTATTCCGGGTGACCCTATCGAGGTCATGGCCGGTGAACGTGGCGTGAGTGCAGAACGCCATGCCGAATTAAGCGCCCAACTGGGTTTTGATAAACCTTTGTACATCCAATATTTTCGTTATGTGGGCGGCGTATTACAGGGCGACCTTGGTAACTCCTTAATTACCAAAGAACCTGTTATGAAAGAATTTTTAACCCTGTTTCCAGCCACTATTGAACTGGCTTTTTGTGCCGCTATCTTTGCCATATTTGTAGGCTTGCCTGCCGGCATCATTGCGGCCGTGAAACGTGGCACCTTATTTGACCACTCCGTGATGACGGTTTCCCTTACAGGCTACTCTATGCCAATTTTTTGGTGGGCTTTACTGCTCATGTTGGTATTCTCCGTGACCCTAGGTTGGACACCAGTATCAGGGCGGGTGGACGTTATTTATTGGATCGACGATGTGACCGGTTTTATGTTGATCGATTCCCTATTATCTGATGAAACAGGGGCTTTTGCCTCTGCAGTCTCTCATTTGATTTTACCAAGCATTGTATTAGGCACCATTCCTATGGCAGTAATTGCTCGTATGACACGTTCTTCCATGTTGGAAGTACTCAGTGAAGACTACATTCGTACCGCACGAGCCAAGGGCATTGCACCTTGGCGTGTGATCATTATTCACGCGTTACGCAACGCTTTAATTCCCGTTATTACTGTCATTGGTTTACAAGTGGGTATCTTGTTATCTGGTGCCATTCTCACTGAAACGATTTTCGCTTGGCCCGGTATCGGTAAATGGTTAATCGAGTCTATTGGGCGTCGAGATTATCCTGTTGTACAAGGTGGTATTTTGATCGTAGCTTGTATCATCATTGCCGTGAACCTGCTGGTCGACATTGCCTACGGCATTGTCAATCCACGTATTCGACACAGTAAATAA